The Halobellus sp. MBLA0158 genome includes the window GAGGGAGTCCACGGTGAACGCTACAGCCCATAGTGGACCTACTGTGGTAGTGTCTCCTCGTGGTCAGCCGCCAGCTCCTGGAACTCGTCCCACTCCGGGAGTCGGTCGTCGTCGACCTCGCCGTGCGTCTCGAGGTAGCGGAGCAAGGCGTCGATATCGTCTTCGAGGCCATACTTCGCCGCCTGCTCTCGGAGGTCCGCCTCGTCGACGTCGACGTGGCTGAGCAGGAGGAGACAGTACGAACGGTGGCGGCTGCCGTCGTCGATTAACAGTGTGTGACAGCAGAGCTCCGCCGGCGAGACTGCGTCGAGATCCTCGGAGTAGAAGTAGTAGCGATGGCCGGTGAGCAGGAACTGGAGGTCGAAGCCCGCGAATCGAGCGAGGCCGGTTTCGTGGAACGCCTCCGCATCGATCTCCGTCTCGGTCTGGGCGAGGAATTCGTCGTAGTCCTCCCAGAGAATCGTGCCCTTCGGGGCGACGGCTTCGAGGCGTTGGCGATGCAGATGGTGTGCAAGTTCACGTGCGAACTCGTGGAGGCGGTCGAAGTCGGCGTTGAACTCGTAGCGGCCGTCGGCCGTCCCGACGAGACCACGGTCGCGAAACCGCTTGAGGACCCGGTTGACCGTGTTGCGGTAGTTGTCGCTCCGGTCGGCGATCTCGGAGACGGTTCGCGGCTGGTCGAGGTAGTACAGCACCTCGAGTGCCTTGCCGGTCAGTAGCTCGGGGAAGTCAATGTGGGAGTGCTGACGAACGAGGTCCTGATAGAGCTCGACGGCGCGAGCATCCGACGGGATGACTCGTTTTCGCCGGCCATCGCGTTCCGTGTAGACGAGTCCCTTCTCGACGAGGTCGCCGACGGCACGAGAGAGATAGCTCTCGCTGTGGTCGAGCTTCGTCGCGAGTTCGGAGACCGTGTCGCCGCGGTCGACCGTGGCGAGGACCTCGAGTTCGATGCGCCGGAGCACGGTGTAACATAGGACGAAACTTATATATAAAGAATTTTCGAGTAGTGTTACAGTCAGCAGGCACGAGAGTCGTCTCCATCGTCTTAACCAACAAACCTATGGATTCGTGGGGAGTGTTGGTTAACACGAGAGTAGCCGATATCCTACGAACCCTGAACTGAGAGCCAAGCCGCCCCGACCAAGAGAAGGTCGCCCGCAGTCGTCAGAACTGCCGTGACCTTGAACGGCGTTTGATGGTTCACCACGTGTGCAACGTGGTCGGGATTGCCGACTAGGAAGTGAAGCGTGCCTTCGAAAGCGAGGCTGACGACGCCGGCACCGAACAGGACCGCGGCTCCGACTCGGTGATGACTACGGGCGACGAGTCCCGCACCTACGACGGGGAGAACGTATAGCGCGACCACAGCGACAACCGCGGTCCGTCCATTCGGGAAGACCGGGATTGCGACGTGAACGAATCCGTGGAGGGCTGTCAGCAGCAGATGGCCGGCCACCGCGGTGAAAACGAGTGTCCGTCGCTCCATCGAATTACACTGCCGACTCCGTACGAGAGTCGGGTCCGCTCGCGCCCGGCTCCGTGAGCCACTCTTCCCACGTGACAGTTCCAGTACGGTGGTCGGGACAGGTCGCGTGGCCGGCCCGGAACGCTGCCACCGTTTCACCGGGAACTGGTAACCGGATTATCGGCCGCCAGAGGCCGCGCACGTCGCGGTAGGCCCGCGCGATGTCTCCGACGGAGCAGATTTCGGGGCCACCGACGGGCTCGACCCGGCCGCTCGCTAAGTGCGTCGCATGATCCGCGATGACATCCGCAACCTCGCCGACGTCAACGGGCTGGAGTTGCATATCCGTGGGGAACGGCCACACCGGTAGTTTCGCCACAGAGTCCAGTATGTCCGCGATAAACGAGTGGAACTGTGTCGCGCGGACGATTGTCGTCGGAACGTCGCTCTCCTCGACTGCCGTCTCGGCGGCGCGCTTGTGTTCGTAGTAGGAATAGGGGATGTCGTCGATACCGACGATTGAGGGATAGAGGACGTGCTCGACGCCGGCCGACTCGGCCGCTTCGAGAAGCCGTTTCGTCCCCTGCACGTCGACCGCGGCCGTGTCGCCCTGCGGGGCCGTCGCCGCGTGAACGACGACATCGATATCTTCGAGTGCCGCTTCGAGGCCCGCCTCTTCGCGCACGTCGAGCTCCACCCAGTCGAGGTCTCCCCGGGATTCTTCGGGGGGCGAGCGGCTTGCCGGCCGGACGGTGTGTCCGGCCGCCGCGAGCCGTGGGCGGAGTGCCGTTCCGAGCGTTCCCGTCGCACCGGTCACCAGCGTTCTGACCATACACGAGAGTCGTGCTCTCGTGTCGAGTCGTTACTGCCGCGTGTGCTCGGCGGGTTTAAGTTCCGCATCGCGTATCGTCGCGTATGAAACACGTCCGGGTGCGCCTCGCGGCCCGCGGACGGGCGGGGGACATCCACCCGATGTACGGCGTGATGGCCGAATCGGCGTTCGTCGAACGGGCGACGGCCATTCAGTGGAACTACACCGGTGACGCGCTGGGCATCCTCCACTACGTCGTGGGCGATCCCGACGCGCTCGAACGCGCGATGCAGGAGATTCCGGAGGTACTCGGCTACGACATGGAACGCCTCGACGAGCGGTCCTGCTACGTGTACGTCCGGGACGCGACGACCGACTCGCTCCAGGAGATGTTCGACCCGATTTCGTCGGGCGGGCTGGTCGTCGTCCCGCCCATCGAATACGCCGCCGACGGGACGGTGGCCTTCTCTATGTTCGGGCCCGACAACGAGATTCAAACCGCAATCGAGAACGTCTCGGTTCCGGTCGACGTGACCATCGAATCGGTAGGCGGTCTCGCGGGTACAGCGGCCGCCGTCGAAACCCGCTTGACCGACCGCCAGCGCGAGGTCGTCGAAACGGCAATTGAGGTAGGCTACTACGACGTCCCGCGAACCGCTAGCCAAGAGGATGTCGCCGCCGAGTTGGGCTGTGCGCCGAGCACCGCCGCCGAACACCTGCGCAAAGCCGAATCGCGGATGCTTCGGGCGCAGTTCGCCTGAGGATGCTCGTACCGAAGCGACGGCTGCGACGTCTCACGTCCCACTCACACGTATACTGCAGACAGAGGTATGCCCGTTGGCCGCGTAGCACTCTCACTCACCGTGCCCTCCCATCAGCCAACTGCTGCCGATCTATCCTCTTCGCGCCGGAAGGCGGTCCTCTTCTGTCCGAACTGCGGCCACGAAAGCGACGTCACGGGCGACTGGCACGTCCGCACCGAGGGCAAGCACCGAATCTACGACTGCCCGGACTGCGGCACGCCGATTACGAGACGGACCCGCGACGAGCCGCTCCTCGCGCCCTGTGCGTATCTCTACCGCCCGGTTTCGGGGTGTACGGAGGCAGAATTGCTTATCCGGCAGTTACGGGGTAACGACGAGTTTTCCCACGTAACCACCTGTGAGTATCTCTTGGTGCGCCCGAGCAGCGTCGTCGAACGCGTAGGTGTCGGCGACGACAGGAGCCAGTACGTCCTGCTCCATCAGACGGGCGAGTCGTTTTAACACCGGCCGTCGGGACGGGTGATTATCCATCTTCAGCGGCTGAATGGTCACTTCCTTGTTGTAGAAGGGACGCCCGTTCGTCTCGGGGATGTGCCCCATCGTACTGATAATCGTCCCTCCCTCGGTGACGACTTCGAGATCGAGGTCGAGATACTCCTCGAGTTGGTGGTCGAGAATCGTGTCGACTCCAGCACCGTCGGCCGCGGCCAAAATGTCTTCTGCGAGGGAGTCGCTCTCGTAGTCGAACACGACGGACGCTCCGAGATCCGTGAGCCGGGCCCGAACGGCCTCCGACCCGGCCGTCGTAATGACCTCCGCCCCGCTGTGTGCTGCAATCTGGACTGCGGCGTGGCCCACACCACCAGAACCGCCGTGGATGAGGACGCGATCGCCGGCCTGGACGCCAGCAAGGTCTTCCAAGGCAGTCCAAGCAGTAGCGCCGACGTTGCCGATGGCACCCCCGTCAGCCCAGGACACACCGTCGGGAAGCAGCGCCAGTTTCTCCGCCGGGATTATAGCGTACTCGGCGAAAGTGCCGCCCTCGGCACGGTCCATGCCTGACGCGAAGACTCGGTCACCGGGTTCGAAGGCAGCGACGTCCTC containing:
- a CDS encoding helix-turn-helix transcriptional regulator, with amino-acid sequence MLRRIELEVLATVDRGDTVSELATKLDHSESYLSRAVGDLVEKGLVYTERDGRRKRVIPSDARAVELYQDLVRQHSHIDFPELLTGKALEVLYYLDQPRTVSEIADRSDNYRNTVNRVLKRFRDRGLVGTADGRYEFNADFDRLHEFARELAHHLHRQRLEAVAPKGTILWEDYDEFLAQTETEIDAEAFHETGLARFAGFDLQFLLTGHRYYFYSEDLDAVSPAELCCHTLLIDDGSRHRSYCLLLLSHVDVDEADLREQAAKYGLEDDIDALLRYLETHGEVDDDRLPEWDEFQELAADHEETLPQ
- a CDS encoding SDR family oxidoreductase, whose protein sequence is MVRTLVTGATGTLGTALRPRLAAAGHTVRPASRSPPEESRGDLDWVELDVREEAGLEAALEDIDVVVHAATAPQGDTAAVDVQGTKRLLEAAESAGVEHVLYPSIVGIDDIPYSYYEHKRAAETAVEESDVPTTIVRATQFHSFIADILDSVAKLPVWPFPTDMQLQPVDVGEVADVIADHATHLASGRVEPVGGPEICSVGDIARAYRDVRGLWRPIIRLPVPGETVAAFRAGHATCPDHRTGTVTWEEWLTEPGASGPDSRTESAV
- a CDS encoding helix-turn-helix domain-containing protein, which encodes MYGVMAESAFVERATAIQWNYTGDALGILHYVVGDPDALERAMQEIPEVLGYDMERLDERSCYVYVRDATTDSLQEMFDPISSGGLVVVPPIEYAADGTVAFSMFGPDNEIQTAIENVSVPVDVTIESVGGLAGTAAAVETRLTDRQREVVETAIEVGYYDVPRTASQEDVAAELGCAPSTAAEHLRKAESRMLRAQFA
- a CDS encoding quinone oxidoreductase family protein, with the protein product MRAVRYHDYGSADVLQIDEVDRPTPDRDEVLVEMRAASVNRVDVMFRSGQYGDLPLPSIPGGDGAGLVAAVGEDVAAFEPGDRVFASGMDRAEGGTFAEYAIIPAEKLALLPDGVSWADGGAIGNVGATAWTALEDLAGVQAGDRVLIHGGSGGVGHAAVQIAAHSGAEVITTAGSEAVRARLTDLGASVVFDYESDSLAEDILAAADGAGVDTILDHQLEEYLDLDLEVVTEGGTIISTMGHIPETNGRPFYNKEVTIQPLKMDNHPSRRPVLKRLARLMEQDVLAPVVADTYAFDDAARAHQEILTGGYVGKLVVTP